A single genomic interval of Syntrophorhabdus sp. harbors:
- a CDS encoding ATP-binding protein translates to MEGHNGMGENEAQALPRVLGEYAAEASMDSLDGFIEFACDHAAGQGFADDRVQEVRRVLTEALTNIVTFTFDNTPREIKLSCKVDKFGKYVLALVDSGKAYNMLLEDDPFIGSLGPTPDGPRPTTKTMKRFSSNIEYKRLENRNHLIITLARDMKKGKE, encoded by the coding sequence ATGGAAGGACACAACGGGATGGGTGAGAATGAGGCCCAGGCGCTCCCACGCGTACTGGGCGAATATGCAGCGGAGGCGTCGATGGATTCCCTGGACGGCTTCATCGAATTCGCCTGCGATCACGCCGCCGGGCAAGGATTCGCCGACGACCGCGTCCAGGAAGTGCGCCGCGTCCTCACTGAGGCCCTGACAAACATCGTCACCTTCACCTTCGACAACACACCCCGGGAGATAAAGCTCTCCTGCAAAGTCGACAAATTCGGGAAATACGTTCTTGCCCTCGTTGATTCCGGCAAAGCCTACAACATGCTCCTCGAGGACGACCCCTTCATCGGCTCCCTCGGCCCCACCCCTGACGGCCCACGCCCCACCACGAAGACGATGAAGCGCTTCTCCAGCAATATAGAATACAAACGCCTCGAAAACCGCAACCACCTCATCATCACACTCGCGAGAGATATGAAGAAAGGGAAGGAGTAG
- the hflX gene encoding GTPase HflX: MEPSTVITADLARQLMDISKETSRQIGLVINRRGLIEYVIVGDNRRIEIPPLSTERTGRARFRGVRFIHTHLRGELLSREDLTDLALLQLDLVACITEMRGERGEAIHVGYLIPENRDGRAWDFMEPGPVSEMDLDFTEFITELENEFVRERGRFYVTKDKHDRCVIVSVVIPGREKNVDDYTAEMKDLCYSAGITVLDTVVQRPKELHPRYLIGRGKVEEIVMKCQQLGADLLVFDEELTPGQIKNISEITELKVIDRNQLILDIFAGRANTTESKIQVELAQLRYILPRLTEKSTAFSRLMGGIGGRGPGEQKLEVDRRRIRDRIASLERRLADIRKVREKKRERRRASSIPIVSIVGYTNSGKSTLLNLLTKSRVEVEDKPFSTLNPTTRMIKYPERRKIILTDTVGFITRLPEVLLRAFMATLEELEDAHLLLHLVDISAPDLEDRIASVEGVIDGLGLSGKRRFIVFNKRDRVDPAVAANVEKRYNAVSISSLRKQGIDRLIAAIETAVGGEHLAAN, translated from the coding sequence ATGGAGCCCTCCACCGTCATCACGGCGGACCTGGCGCGGCAGCTCATGGACATTTCGAAGGAAACGTCGCGCCAGATAGGCCTTGTCATCAACCGCCGCGGGCTCATCGAATACGTGATCGTCGGGGACAACCGGCGCATCGAGATCCCTCCCCTTTCGACGGAAAGGACGGGGCGGGCGCGCTTTCGCGGGGTGAGGTTCATCCACACCCATTTGAGGGGTGAACTCCTCTCCCGCGAAGACCTCACGGACCTTGCCCTCCTGCAGCTCGACCTCGTGGCATGCATCACGGAGATGAGAGGAGAAAGGGGTGAAGCGATCCATGTCGGGTACCTCATACCGGAGAACAGGGACGGCAGGGCCTGGGACTTCATGGAACCCGGACCTGTTTCGGAGATGGACCTTGACTTCACCGAATTCATCACCGAACTGGAGAACGAGTTCGTCAGGGAGCGGGGCAGGTTCTACGTGACGAAGGATAAGCACGACCGCTGCGTCATCGTGAGCGTCGTCATCCCCGGCAGGGAGAAGAACGTCGATGACTACACGGCCGAGATGAAGGACCTGTGCTACTCGGCGGGGATCACCGTCCTCGACACGGTGGTGCAGAGACCGAAGGAGCTTCACCCCCGGTACCTCATCGGCAGGGGCAAGGTCGAAGAGATCGTGATGAAGTGCCAGCAGCTCGGCGCGGACCTTCTCGTCTTCGACGAAGAGCTGACGCCGGGCCAGATAAAGAATATATCGGAGATAACGGAACTGAAGGTCATCGACCGCAATCAGCTCATCCTCGACATATTCGCCGGGCGGGCCAACACCACGGAGTCGAAGATACAGGTGGAACTCGCCCAGCTGCGCTACATCCTCCCCAGGCTCACCGAGAAGAGCACGGCATTCTCTCGCCTCATGGGAGGAATAGGCGGCCGGGGCCCCGGCGAGCAGAAGCTGGAGGTGGACCGCCGCAGGATCCGGGACCGCATAGCATCCCTCGAACGCAGGCTCGCCGACATACGGAAGGTGCGCGAGAAGAAAAGGGAGCGCAGGCGAGCCTCCTCCATCCCCATCGTCTCCATTGTCGGATACACCAATTCCGGCAAGTCGACGCTCCTTAACCTCCTCACGAAAAGCCGGGTGGAGGTCGAGGACAAACCGTTCTCCACACTCAACCCGACGACGCGGATGATAAAGTATCCCGAACGCAGGAAGATAATCCTCACGGACACCGTCGGCTTCATAACGCGGCTGCCCGAGGTGCTCCTGCGCGCCTTCATGGCGACGCTGGAGGAACTCGAGGACGCGCACCTGCTTCTCCATCTCGTCGACATAAGCGCACCCGACCTCGAAGACCGCATCGCCTCCGTGGAGGGCGTCATCGACGGCCTCGGTCTTTCGGGCAAGAGGCGCTTCATCGTCTTCAACAAAAGGGATAGGGTGGACCCAGCCGTCGCAGCCAACGTGGAGAAACGGTACAACGCCGTCTCCATATCATCGCTCAGGAAACAGGGGATCGACCGCCTCATAGCCGCCATCGAGACCGCAGTCGGCGGCGAGCATCTCGCGGCGAATTGA
- a CDS encoding transcription/translation regulatory transformer protein RfaH yields MDERHWYVVNTKARNEERAAVNLAQGGIDVLAPKLRFKRWREGKFTDIIEPMFPGYIFVKFHPVDEFRLVKYTRGIKTIVNFNGRIIPLQERLIDFIKERLVEGVATVEKPTFQKGEKLIIQEGPFKGFSGIFEQELDGRERIAILLEGVDYCARMEIDRELVAKA; encoded by the coding sequence ATGGACGAAAGACACTGGTATGTGGTGAACACCAAAGCGAGGAACGAGGAGCGCGCCGCGGTGAACCTCGCCCAGGGAGGGATCGATGTCCTCGCCCCGAAGCTGAGGTTCAAGCGCTGGCGCGAGGGAAAGTTCACGGATATCATAGAGCCCATGTTTCCCGGGTACATCTTCGTCAAGTTCCACCCCGTTGACGAGTTTCGCCTCGTCAAGTACACCCGGGGCATAAAGACGATCGTCAACTTCAACGGCAGGATAATCCCCCTCCAGGAAAGGCTCATCGATTTCATCAAGGAACGCCTCGTCGAAGGCGTGGCCACGGTAGAGAAACCGACCTTCCAGAAAGGGGAAAAGCTCATCATCCAGGAAGGCCCGTTCAAGGGTTTCAGCGGTATCTTCGAACAGGAGCTTGACGGCAGGGAAAGGATCGCCATCCTCCTGGAAGGCGTCGATTACTGCGCTCGCATGGAGATAGACCGCGAACTGGTCGCGAAGGCGTGA
- a CDS encoding efflux RND transporter periplasmic adaptor subunit produces the protein MAEEDLSQLRIDKTRPAFRAARGKRRTVYIVAAAAVILLAVLALTGVFSPAVRVDAVSVQQFYPSQSFTLLNASGYVVPQRKAAVASKVTARLEELFVEEGSKVKKDQVLARLENADLAATLRQAEANLNVARSSVDQARAELNDARVNFEREKRLLAREFTTRSVYDAAEARYKKAQASVAGAESSVRANQAAVKEARVSLNYTYIRAPFDAVVLTKNADIGDIVTPIGAASTAKAAVVTLADMSSLKVEADVSESNLGKLKAGQPCQIELDAIPDTRFDGAVHMIVPTADRTKATVMVKVNFSRLDPRILPEMSAKVAFLSREVTGDEKRSRTAVSGKAITERKGGKYLFIVKDGRAVMTSVTTGEVFGDMVEIRSGAASGDRVVLNPQDRLRNGSRVKITGQ, from the coding sequence ATGGCTGAAGAAGACCTGTCACAACTGAGGATAGACAAGACCCGTCCCGCCTTCCGGGCCGCGCGGGGCAAGAGAAGGACCGTCTATATCGTGGCGGCGGCGGCAGTCATACTCCTCGCCGTCCTGGCGCTGACGGGTGTTTTCTCGCCCGCCGTCAGGGTGGACGCCGTCAGTGTGCAGCAGTTCTACCCGTCGCAGTCCTTCACGCTCCTCAATGCCAGCGGCTACGTCGTGCCCCAGCGCAAGGCGGCGGTCGCCTCGAAGGTCACGGCGCGGCTGGAAGAGCTCTTCGTCGAAGAGGGGAGCAAGGTGAAGAAGGACCAGGTGCTGGCGCGCCTGGAGAACGCCGACCTCGCGGCCACGTTGAGACAGGCCGAGGCGAATCTCAATGTGGCCCGCTCGTCCGTGGACCAGGCGAGGGCGGAACTGAACGATGCCAGGGTCAACTTCGAGCGGGAGAAGCGCCTTCTCGCCAGGGAATTCACCACCCGCTCCGTCTATGACGCCGCTGAGGCGAGGTACAAAAAGGCCCAGGCGTCCGTCGCGGGCGCTGAATCGTCGGTGCGGGCGAACCAGGCCGCCGTGAAAGAGGCCAGGGTTTCCCTCAACTACACCTACATACGGGCACCCTTCGACGCTGTCGTTCTCACGAAGAACGCCGATATCGGCGACATCGTTACTCCCATTGGCGCGGCATCGACGGCCAAGGCGGCGGTCGTCACCCTGGCTGATATGTCGTCGCTGAAGGTGGAGGCCGACGTTTCCGAGTCGAATCTGGGAAAACTGAAAGCGGGCCAGCCCTGCCAGATCGAACTCGACGCCATCCCCGATACGCGCTTCGACGGAGCCGTTCACATGATCGTGCCCACGGCGGACAGGACGAAGGCGACGGTCATGGTGAAGGTGAACTTCAGCCGTCTCGATCCCAGGATACTCCCCGAGATGAGCGCGAAGGTCGCCTTTCTCTCACGGGAGGTCACGGGCGACGAGAAGAGATCACGGACGGCGGTGAGCGGAAAGGCCATCACGGAAAGAAAGGGCGGGAAATACCTCTTCATCGTGAAGGATGGGCGTGCCGTCATGACCTCGGTGACAACAGGAGAGGTCTTCGGCGACATGGTGGAGATCAG